From Pelotomaculum schinkii, the proteins below share one genomic window:
- a CDS encoding beta strand repeat-containing protein, whose amino-acid sequence MQQVGFWFKSKNKALVGCFAMLAVLLSFLCLAQLGPASADSTTQSEPAASLTIKVGYTSETNPTNTYTTVRTFTYEEMAAMANLQQAYSYIDSMPAPVIDAAKGVLISDLLAAAGVNTGAGMSNVNKIYFYCTDTAPNWYTNMTRDYLFGTPRYYYPNIVKSWNPDTQKPDQSGAWGSPTDGAVQVYPMLAVEDNWARFQDPPNFNNMSSATRFRLLNGQTESDYTNGVYTAPKAAKWVCEIDVMLKQASPPALTANAAALGQPATLNFTDDTAWRAAITDITVSGVSIAGQYSVTAGAITINAGVFTAAGDYPVVVKATGYADATVTQTMDAAPGVLTPPVLTADSTDNTVGHDVNLSFTDDAAWRAAISSVSVDGNAVDSSKYTIDAGSIIIDQSVFTTAKDYAIVISATGYSDASVTQTMNGASTNVWDGSVDVSWYNTTDTVFYINTPAQLAGLAAIVNGTYNTGATVIGNPSYIVCNVGGGSVKDATANTWIYGSDDFGGKTVCLTADLDMGGVYNASGDSWSGPNYMPIGGQYCMTYQDGTTLIGSSWNGTLDGQGHTVKNIYCSRHGGSLGYGFSQSIGLIGRMGVHDNDPGAWYASPSVKNVAVTGYIYGNRSIGGIVGKNGKSNGSVIENCINYASVSNTDSKGCGGIAGAGWNNLTIKNCANLGSIYTSYKNAGGISGSCEAKVYNSYNVGYVGASSANQAQSLGTNNGGAVWTNCYWLDGSSASNQAVYGSTTGSTITMMPTTDSMKTADFLTALNAGGRTWVADTNNINNGYPIPRAFTADTSTLTDISKESDPTKLSYVAGQTFDAAGLVIWANYSDGTREKITDYTISKTTALEATDTTITVSGAYGGMAYSYDFTITVAAAPSKNGDVYELSTADHMLWFANQVNAGLNNAVSGKLMNDIDLSGVTWTPIGISSTTNYGGTFDGDGKTITLTIDKAGSNYIGLFGYVLDGTVKNLTVAGNISGGTYTAGIAGYVKDAATIENCVNNATITSTSNNVGGIAGYVRGATLITGCTNNGDVTGTYNVGGIAGIVYGADTISKCANTGAVTATSTSTSSYSVGGVVGHAYGGSTIDQCYNTGAVKGGVMNVGGVAGYRRDASDTLTNCYNTGSVTSESTSDTAHTGGVVGYTNDAACTVQNCYNAGAITVSNTGAFTAGVIGYATGNTNVSNNYYLNSTAAKGLGYATDNNNTVSKTSDELKALASTLGENFKAGSVYPILVWQGTTAPETYTVAVDGSISGGTVTVEPASGTEGTTITVTVTPDSGKRLVAGSLKYNGGSGDIEITATEGVYSFAMPAADVVVTAQFEDLPADSAPQYTVTPVEDVSVYEVGETGGIKTMTVKAGVIGLKYFGAQLTPVTAHEGKEVVVFVHLRDGFQLSLNVTKADFDFVNMAQAGFNVAAGDIVKVFIVDNLTNNIDFNPTLLQ is encoded by the coding sequence ATGCAACAAGTGGGATTCTGGTTTAAATCCAAAAATAAAGCGCTGGTCGGCTGTTTCGCTATGCTGGCCGTGCTGTTAAGTTTTCTCTGTTTGGCCCAGCTGGGTCCGGCCAGCGCTGACAGCACAACCCAAAGTGAACCGGCGGCATCGCTTACGATTAAAGTCGGCTATACCAGTGAAACAAATCCAACCAACACATACACCACAGTGAGAACCTTTACTTACGAAGAGATGGCTGCCATGGCCAATTTGCAGCAGGCTTATTCTTATATCGACAGCATGCCGGCTCCGGTAATTGACGCGGCGAAAGGCGTCTTGATTTCCGACCTTCTGGCGGCGGCAGGCGTCAACACGGGCGCCGGCATGAGCAATGTCAACAAAATATATTTTTACTGCACCGACACAGCACCAAACTGGTATACGAACATGACCAGGGATTACCTGTTTGGGACGCCCCGCTACTATTATCCAAACATCGTAAAGAGCTGGAATCCAGATACCCAAAAACCTGACCAGTCCGGAGCATGGGGCAGTCCTACGGACGGCGCCGTCCAGGTCTACCCGATGCTGGCGGTCGAGGACAACTGGGCTCGTTTTCAAGATCCGCCCAATTTCAACAATATGAGCAGCGCGACCAGGTTCAGGTTGTTGAATGGCCAGACGGAGAGTGACTATACAAACGGTGTGTATACCGCTCCGAAGGCTGCCAAGTGGGTGTGCGAGATCGATGTGATGCTAAAGCAGGCTTCGCCGCCGGCCTTGACGGCCAATGCTGCCGCCTTGGGCCAGCCGGCAACCCTAAACTTTACCGATGACACCGCCTGGCGCGCCGCCATCACTGATATCACCGTGTCCGGCGTCTCCATCGCCGGACAATACAGCGTGACGGCCGGAGCCATCACCATCAACGCCGGCGTCTTTACCGCCGCCGGGGACTACCCGGTCGTAGTCAAAGCTACCGGTTACGCCGACGCCACAGTGACCCAGACCATGGACGCAGCGCCGGGTGTTTTGACCCCGCCGGTTCTGACGGCGGACAGCACGGACAACACTGTGGGACATGACGTCAACTTAAGCTTTACCGATGACGCGGCCTGGCGGGCGGCTATCAGCAGCGTCAGCGTGGACGGCAACGCTGTGGACAGCAGCAAATATACGATTGACGCCGGAAGCATCATAATCGATCAGAGCGTGTTCACCACTGCCAAAGACTATGCCATCGTGATAAGCGCCACCGGTTACAGCGACGCTTCTGTTACGCAGACCATGAACGGAGCCTCCACAAACGTCTGGGATGGCTCGGTGGACGTTTCCTGGTACAACACCACCGACACCGTGTTTTATATCAACACCCCGGCGCAGCTGGCCGGCCTGGCGGCGATTGTCAACGGTACTTATAATACCGGCGCCACCGTTATCGGCAACCCAAGTTATATTGTCTGTAACGTCGGCGGCGGCTCCGTTAAAGACGCGACTGCTAACACCTGGATATATGGCTCCGACGACTTCGGCGGCAAAACCGTCTGCCTGACAGCCGATCTTGACATGGGCGGTGTCTACAATGCGTCCGGCGATAGTTGGAGCGGCCCCAATTATATGCCTATTGGCGGACAATATTGCATGACTTACCAGGACGGCACGACCCTGATCGGCTCTTCCTGGAACGGCACCTTAGACGGGCAGGGACATACGGTAAAGAATATCTACTGCAGCAGGCACGGCGGTTCTCTCGGCTATGGCTTCAGCCAGTCCATCGGCCTGATCGGACGCATGGGCGTCCATGACAACGACCCGGGAGCCTGGTACGCAAGTCCCTCCGTCAAAAATGTCGCCGTCACCGGCTACATCTATGGCAATCGCTCCATAGGCGGCATCGTCGGCAAAAACGGCAAGAGCAATGGCTCAGTGATCGAGAACTGCATCAACTACGCCTCCGTCAGCAACACCGACTCCAAGGGATGCGGCGGCATTGCCGGCGCCGGATGGAATAACCTCACCATTAAAAACTGCGCCAACCTGGGTTCCATCTACACGTCCTATAAGAACGCCGGCGGCATCTCCGGCAGCTGCGAAGCGAAAGTTTACAACAGCTATAACGTCGGCTATGTGGGAGCCAGCTCGGCCAACCAGGCGCAGTCTCTGGGCACCAACAACGGCGGCGCCGTGTGGACCAACTGCTACTGGCTCGACGGTTCCTCCGCCAGCAACCAGGCAGTATATGGCAGCACCACCGGCAGCACCATCACCATGATGCCGACAACGGACTCCATGAAAACAGCGGACTTCCTGACCGCGCTCAACGCCGGCGGCAGGACCTGGGTGGCGGATACCAATAATATCAACAACGGTTATCCCATCCCGCGCGCCTTTACAGCGGACACCTCTACCTTAACAGACATCAGCAAAGAATCAGATCCCACCAAGCTCAGCTATGTTGCGGGACAAACCTTTGACGCCGCGGGTCTGGTGATTTGGGCCAATTACAGCGATGGCACCAGGGAAAAGATCACAGACTACACGATCAGCAAAACAACTGCGCTTGAAGCAACAGACACCACGATCACTGTCAGCGGCGCCTACGGCGGAATGGCATACAGTTACGACTTCACCATTACAGTCGCAGCCGCACCCAGCAAGAACGGCGATGTCTACGAACTTTCCACGGCTGACCATATGTTGTGGTTTGCCAATCAGGTCAACGCTGGCCTCAACAATGCCGTCAGCGGCAAGCTGATGAACGACATCGACTTGTCAGGGGTGACCTGGACGCCCATAGGCATCAGCAGTACCACGAACTATGGCGGTACCTTCGATGGCGACGGCAAGACCATCACTTTGACAATTGACAAAGCTGGCTCCAACTATATCGGCCTGTTTGGCTATGTGCTGGACGGTACGGTGAAGAATCTGACCGTGGCGGGCAACATCTCCGGCGGTACGTATACTGCGGGCATCGCTGGTTATGTCAAAGACGCGGCTACCATTGAAAACTGTGTCAACAACGCGACTATTACCAGCACTTCCAATAACGTTGGCGGCATCGCCGGTTACGTCAGGGGCGCCACCTTGATAACCGGCTGCACCAACAACGGTGATGTCACCGGTACCTATAACGTGGGCGGCATCGCGGGTATTGTTTACGGCGCCGATACAATCAGCAAGTGTGCCAATACAGGCGCTGTCACCGCGACGAGCACCTCAACCAGTTCCTATAGTGTCGGCGGCGTCGTGGGTCATGCTTATGGCGGTTCTACGATAGATCAGTGCTATAATACCGGCGCGGTCAAAGGCGGCGTGATGAACGTGGGCGGCGTTGCCGGCTATCGGCGCGATGCGTCCGACACGTTGACAAATTGCTACAACACCGGCAGCGTGACCAGCGAAAGCACATCCGACACTGCCCATACCGGCGGCGTGGTCGGTTACACCAATGACGCTGCCTGCACTGTGCAAAACTGCTATAACGCCGGCGCCATCACCGTAAGCAATACCGGCGCGTTTACCGCCGGCGTGATCGGCTATGCCACGGGCAACACCAACGTAAGCAACAACTACTATCTCAACAGCACTGCTGCAAAAGGCCTCGGTTATGCAACAGACAACAACAACACTGTAAGCAAAACCTCCGATGAACTGAAGGCCCTGGCTTCGACTTTGGGCGAAAACTTCAAGGCAGGCAGCGTCTATCCCATCCTGGTCTGGCAGGGCACAACCGCTCCTGAGACCTACACCGTGGCGGTGGACGGCAGCATCAGCGGCGGCACCGTAACGGTAGAGCCGGCAAGTGGTACCGAGGGCACAACGATCACCGTCACCGTGACGCCGGACAGCGGCAAGCGGCTGGTGGCGGGCAGCCTCAAGTACAACGGCGGCAGCGGCGACATTGAAATTACCGCCACAGAGGGCGTGTACAGCTTTGCGATGCCGGCTGCGGACGTTGTTGTTACCGCCCAGTTTGAAGACCTTCCCGCTGACTCAGCTCCCCAATACACGGTGACGCCTGTGGAAGATGTATCGGTGTATGAAGTGGGAGAGACAGGCGGGATCAAAACCATGACCGTCAAAGCCGGCGTCATCGGCCTGAAATATTTTGGTGCTCAGCTCACGCCGGTCACAGCGCATGAAGGGAAGGAAGTTGTGGTATTCGTCCATCTGCGCGACGGCTTCCAGTTGAGCCTTAACGTTACCAAAGCGGATTTTGACTTTGTTAACATGGCCCAGGCCGGCTTCAATGTAGCGGCCGGAGATATCGTCAAAGTATTCATTGTGGACAACTTAACCAACAACATTGACTTTAACCCGACCTTGTTGCAGTAG
- a CDS encoding fibronectin type III domain-containing protein has product MIKIRFKLLSIFFASIFFLGTVVPGITLTANASSSVTLELSKYAAQPGDSVTASGTADANEWVSVKVLDSAQSVVVFDGVRADANGSYSCTFKVPVASEGTLTVVAGYGSNVAVKTITVSATPEEDTIAPTWSEEKLLTASDVSQSSLTLSWSGAYDNVDVTGYKVYQGDTLLTATPVTGESYIVTDLNPGTEYTFTVQAVDAAGNESADGPSFTVTTETEPGGEDTIAPNWPDGELSYSDVSQSSLTLRWNGASDNIDVTGYKVYQGDTLLTATPVTGDSYNVIDLNPGTEYTFTVQAVDAAGNESTDGPSVPVRTLVSSVSVTLGLSKYTAQPGDSLTATGTADANAWVAVKVVDSAQSVVVFDGVKADANGSYSCTFIVPVAAAGTLTVVAGYGSNVAVKTITVSATPEEDTIAPTWSEEKLLTASDVSQSGVTLSWSGATDNVGVTGYNIYQGDTKLNASPVAGTSYHVTGLSAGTRYTFTVQAVDAADNESTDGPSVTVTTAVPITEQNVTITDDGSNKNLAVTGETPADVAITVPASVTDATVNVSALLEEPVSGTVTTTALPALNIAANTSVSNDPIQVSIPAGTTMSAPEGWDGTVHVPTVQSNDSVTVTPDSGNTATVNTVIEIGYGDAPLTFDKAVRILIPGQAGKDVGYSRGGEFTKITTILDADSQEAGDALPPGGDGRIDIGDDLVIWTKHFTSFITYTQTPTGGDTTAPTWSEEKELTVSDISQSGVTLSWSGATDNVGVTGYNVYQGTTKLNETPVTGESYTVTGLAPNTEYTFTVQAVDAAGNESTDGPSLPVKTLASSVSVTLELSKYAAPPGDSVTATGAADANTWVTIKVLDSTQSIIVLDPVKSDANGNYSCTFILPGTAEGTLTVVAGYGSNVDVKTITVSTTPGDTTVPTWSEEKQLTASDVSQSGVTLSWSGATDNVGVTGYNIYQGTTKLTETPVTGDSYIVTGLAPNTEYTFTVQAVDAAGSESTDGPSVIVTTESPIIVGYRIKINGIEVTDRPFVKMDGIVMGPVRSVAEALDIQSYWNEATQQIVFTASDKNLALTVNSTSGTLNGSPVVLPVPPILYDDITMVPLQFVVETFGGTMEVIDGTVNVPTVFPAGGAAVVAGSVLILETATSDAAIHYTLDGSVPTADSPTYTGPITINGAVTLKAIAVKFGMEDSAVLTASYTMAVPIGTTTVDVDTNSKDLAITDATVQLGAPVAVNVPDSVTDARISVAALMHKNADGSITTGALPALTIASNTSISSDPVKVSIPAGATVSGSAEWNGTINLPTVRPNDSVTVTPDSGYTATVNTVLEIGFGDVPLTFDKAVRILLPGQAGKEVGYSRGGVFTKIATILDADNQEEGDKLPPDGDGKIDVGNDLVIWTRHFTAFVTYTQTPVGEDATAPSWDKGSLTASDVTKSSLTLSWSGATDNVGVTGYNIYQGTTRLNASPVSESSYTVKGLSAGTTYTFTVQALDAAGNESSDGPSVTVTTASGSGGGGGGVSAVRSTTGTAMVPPGAGGAISLGDEATIIIPANALQGTSKVEVKVQKVDQPPAAPAGFRLAGAVYEFSVGGADSYSFAKKVTIKISFDPDLIGDGETPVLQYYDQAQSQWINIGGTVSGTVVSAQVDHLTKFAVMVAVETEEEPPEVPAEVPAEALKDIAGHWAFDNINKLVSLGAVAGYPDGSFRPDSSITRAEFATVVAKACKLEPQSGKVFGDTAGHWAREYIATAAANGIVMGYDDSTFGPDDLITREQMAVMIVRAAKLAPAAGETSFSDRGSISGWALEAMATAMENGIMNGYPDHTIQPQGNATRAEAVTVIVKALGL; this is encoded by the coding sequence TTGATAAAAATAAGATTTAAATTATTATCAATTTTTTTCGCAAGTATCTTTTTTCTGGGCACTGTGGTACCAGGTATTACGCTTACCGCCAATGCAAGCAGCAGCGTTACCCTGGAGTTGAGTAAGTACGCCGCCCAGCCGGGCGACAGCGTGACCGCGTCCGGCACAGCCGATGCAAACGAGTGGGTTTCCGTCAAAGTACTTGACAGCGCCCAAAGCGTCGTTGTATTTGACGGAGTAAGAGCGGACGCCAACGGCAGCTACAGCTGCACCTTTAAAGTACCGGTTGCTTCCGAAGGGACACTGACGGTCGTGGCGGGGTACGGCAGCAATGTCGCCGTCAAGACCATTACGGTAAGCGCTACACCGGAAGAAGACACCATTGCGCCGACTTGGAGCGAAGAGAAGCTGTTGACTGCTTCCGACGTGAGCCAGAGCAGCCTGACATTAAGTTGGAGCGGCGCGTATGACAACGTCGATGTAACCGGGTACAAAGTATACCAGGGCGATACCCTGCTGACCGCAACGCCGGTGACCGGCGAAAGCTACATCGTCACCGATCTGAATCCGGGCACGGAGTACACCTTCACCGTGCAGGCGGTGGACGCGGCGGGCAACGAGAGCGCGGACGGCCCCAGCTTCACCGTGACCACAGAAACAGAGCCTGGCGGGGAGGACACCATCGCCCCCAATTGGCCCGACGGGGAACTGAGTTATTCCGACGTGAGCCAGAGTAGCTTGACCCTGCGCTGGAACGGCGCGTCTGACAACATCGATGTGACCGGATACAAAGTATATCAGGGCGATACCCTGCTGACCGCAACGCCGGTAACCGGCGACAGCTACAACGTCATCGATCTGAATCCGGGCACGGAGTACACCTTCACCGTGCAGGCGGTAGACGCGGCGGGCAACGAAAGCACGGACGGCCCCAGCGTGCCCGTGAGAACACTGGTTTCCAGTGTCAGCGTTACCCTGGGGCTGAGCAAGTACACAGCCCAGCCGGGCGACAGCCTGACCGCCACCGGCACAGCCGATGCAAACGCGTGGGTTGCCGTCAAAGTAGTTGACAGCGCCCAAAGCGTCGTTGTATTTGACGGAGTAAAAGCGGATGCCAACGGCAGCTACAGCTGCACCTTTATAGTACCGGTTGCTGCCGCAGGGACGCTGACGGTAGTGGCGGGATACGGCAGCAATGTCGCCGTCAAGACCATTACGGTAAGCGCTACACCGGAAGAAGACACCATTGCGCCGACTTGGAGCGAAGAGAAGCTGTTGACTGCTTCCGATGTGAGCCAGAGCGGAGTGACCTTAAGCTGGAGCGGCGCTACCGACAACGTGGGAGTGACCGGATACAACATCTATCAGGGCGATACCAAGCTGAACGCCAGCCCGGTCGCCGGGACAAGCTATCATGTCACCGGCCTGAGCGCGGGTACACGTTACACCTTCACCGTGCAGGCGGTAGACGCGGCGGACAACGAGAGCACGGACGGCCCCAGCGTTACCGTGACGACAGCCGTACCGATTACGGAGCAAAATGTAACAATCACAGACGATGGCTCCAATAAAAACCTTGCCGTAACCGGGGAGACGCCGGCGGATGTCGCCATCACAGTGCCTGCCAGTGTAACTGACGCAACGGTTAACGTGTCGGCATTGCTCGAGGAGCCTGTGTCCGGTACGGTAACCACAACAGCTTTACCGGCACTGAACATAGCGGCCAATACTTCGGTCAGTAACGACCCGATACAGGTAAGCATTCCGGCGGGAACCACTATGAGTGCTCCCGAAGGGTGGGACGGCACCGTTCATGTGCCGACAGTCCAATCCAATGATTCCGTAACAGTAACGCCGGACAGTGGAAATACCGCTACAGTTAACACTGTGATCGAAATTGGCTATGGCGATGCGCCATTGACCTTTGATAAGGCCGTAAGGATTCTGATTCCAGGTCAGGCAGGCAAAGATGTTGGTTACAGCAGAGGAGGCGAGTTCACCAAAATAACCACTATCCTGGACGCCGACAGTCAGGAGGCAGGCGACGCATTACCTCCGGGCGGTGACGGCAGGATTGACATTGGCGACGACCTGGTGATTTGGACCAAGCACTTTACCTCATTCATCACTTATACGCAAACTCCGACTGGAGGAGACACCACCGCGCCGACATGGAGCGAAGAGAAGGAGTTGACTGTCTCCGACATAAGCCAGAGCGGAGTGACCTTGAGCTGGAGCGGCGCTACTGACAACGTGGGCGTGACCGGGTACAACGTGTATCAGGGCACCACCAAGCTGAACGAAACGCCGGTAACCGGCGAAAGCTACACCGTCACCGGCCTGGCTCCGAACACGGAGTACACCTTCACCGTGCAGGCGGTGGACGCGGCGGGCAACGAGAGCACGGACGGTCCCAGCCTGCCCGTGAAAACACTGGCTTCCAGTGTCAGCGTGACCCTGGAGCTGAGCAAGTACGCCGCCCCGCCGGGCGACAGCGTGACCGCCACCGGCGCAGCCGATGCAAACACGTGGGTTACCATCAAAGTACTTGACAGCACCCAAAGCATCATAGTATTAGATCCCGTAAAATCCGACGCCAACGGCAACTACAGCTGCACCTTCATTTTGCCCGGTACTGCCGAAGGGACACTGACGGTCGTGGCGGGATACGGCAGCAATGTGGACGTCAAGACCATTACGGTAAGCACTACGCCGGGGGACACCACCGTGCCGACATGGAGCGAAGAGAAGCAGCTGACAGCTTCCGACGTGAGCCAGAGCGGAGTGACCTTGAGCTGGAGCGGCGCTACTGACAACGTTGGTGTGACCGGATACAACATCTATCAGGGTACCACCAAGCTGACCGAAACACCGGTAACCGGCGATAGCTACATCGTCACCGGCCTGGCTCCGAACACGGAGTACACTTTTACCGTGCAGGCGGTAGACGCGGCGGGCAGCGAAAGCACGGACGGCCCCAGCGTCATCGTGACCACGGAATCGCCCATCATTGTAGGGTATAGAATTAAAATTAACGGAATTGAAGTAACAGACAGGCCCTTTGTTAAGATGGACGGTATCGTGATGGGACCGGTCAGATCTGTGGCTGAAGCGCTGGATATTCAATCCTATTGGAATGAAGCAACGCAGCAGATTGTCTTCACAGCGTCGGATAAAAACCTTGCCTTGACGGTCAATAGCACTAGCGGCACTTTAAATGGGAGTCCGGTTGTTTTGCCCGTTCCTCCGATTCTTTATGATGATATAACCATGGTTCCCCTGCAGTTCGTGGTCGAGACATTCGGAGGAACAATGGAGGTAATTGATGGGACTGTGAACGTTCCAACCGTGTTCCCTGCCGGCGGAGCGGCGGTGGTAGCCGGCAGCGTGTTGATTCTGGAGACTGCCACCAGCGATGCGGCCATCCACTATACCCTGGACGGAAGCGTGCCCACCGCCGATAGCCCGACCTACACCGGACCCATCACCATCAACGGGGCGGTTACGCTCAAAGCCATTGCCGTCAAGTTCGGAATGGAAGACAGCGCCGTATTGACAGCCTCATATACCATGGCCGTACCGATTGGCACCACAACCGTTGATGTAGATACGAACAGCAAAGACCTGGCCATTACCGATGCTACAGTGCAGCTGGGCGCTCCCGTTGCCGTGAACGTGCCTGACAGCGTAACCGACGCCAGAATCAGCGTGGCCGCTCTTATGCACAAGAACGCCGACGGCAGCATAACCACCGGAGCACTGCCCGCTTTGACCATAGCCTCCAATACTTCGATCAGCAGCGACCCGGTAAAAGTAAGCATTCCCGCGGGGGCTACCGTAAGCGGTTCCGCAGAGTGGAACGGCACTATTAATTTGCCGACAGTGCGGCCCAACGATTCCGTAACGGTAACACCGGACAGCGGGTATACCGCCACAGTCAACACCGTGCTTGAAATCGGCTTCGGCGACGTGCCGCTGACCTTCGACAAGGCCGTGCGGATCCTGCTTCCGGGTCAGGCCGGCAAAGAAGTCGGCTACAGCAGGGGAGGCGTTTTCACCAAAATAGCCACTATCCTGGACGCCGACAACCAGGAGGAGGGCGACAAACTGCCCCCGGACGGCGACGGCAAGATAGACGTCGGCAACGACCTGGTGATTTGGACCAGGCACTTTACCGCATTCGTCACCTACACCCAAACTCCGGTTGGGGAGGACGCCACCGCGCCGAGTTGGGACAAAGGCAGTCTGACTGCCAGCGATGTGACCAAGAGCAGCTTGACCTTGAGCTGGAGCGGCGCCACCGACAACGTGGGAGTAACCGGATACAACATCTACCAGGGTACCACCAGGCTGAACGCCAGCCCGGTTAGCGAAAGCAGCTACACCGTCAAAGGCCTGAGCGCCGGAACAACGTACACCTTCACCGTCCAGGCGCTGGACGCGGCGGGCAACGAAAGCAGCGACGGACCCAGCGTCACCGTGACCACAGCAAGCGGCAGCGGTGGTGGCGGCGGCGGTGTAAGCGCGGTGCGCTCCACCACCGGGACCGCAATGGTACCCCCCGGTGCGGGCGGCGCCATCAGCCTGGGTGACGAAGCCACGATAATCATACCGGCCAACGCGCTGCAAGGGACCAGTAAAGTAGAAGTAAAAGTACAGAAAGTAGACCAGCCACCCGCAGCGCCCGCAGGCTTCAGACTGGCCGGCGCCGTATACGAGTTCAGCGTGGGCGGTGCGGACAGCTACAGCTTTGCCAAAAAGGTGACCATAAAAATAAGCTTCGATCCCGACTTAATCGGCGACGGCGAGACCCCGGTGCTCCAGTACTACGATCAAGCCCAGTCCCAGTGGATCAACATCGGCGGAACCGTCTCCGGTACTGTCGTAAGCGCCCAGGTGGATCACCTCACCAAATTTGCCGTCATGGTTGCCGTGGAAACAGAAGAAGAACCACCGGAGGTTCCTGCGGAAGTCCCGGCGGAAGCTCTGAAAGACATCGCCGGCCACTGGGCCTTCGACAACATCAACAAACTGGTTT